A window of the Thalassophryne amazonica chromosome 11, fThaAma1.1, whole genome shotgun sequence genome harbors these coding sequences:
- the zgc:153018 gene encoding transmembrane protein 179 produces MELDRRLLLAHCAAHALSIAAGLLVVVPMALSGSAFKGRCALFSAGYWRTENRDEEAGAPGEVSQLVVQQWGPPEACQLATFVGIFTVLYGAAQSWRCFFYLYGRHDDTLFSSFLTVLLSVCVLFLSGGASVILSLGLVSWCDTVTDNNKRPYSCAESQSVPLYLDVDTSSFYTELNLAQASLWCVTALWLTQSVLAFLRLFHSHSQNISGPCLLREKERLLAHSPSECSQSPPHPPATPTVFV; encoded by the exons ATGGAGCTGGACCGGCGGCTGCTGCTGGCTCACTGTGCCGCTCACGCCCTCTCCATCGCGGCGGGATTACTGGTGGTCGTCCCGATGGCTCTCAGCGGCTCCGCCTTCAAAGGCCGCTGTGCGCTCTTCTCCGCGGGCTACTGGAGGACTGAGAACCGGGACGAGGAGGCGGGAGCACCGGGAGAGGTTTCTCAGCTCGTGGTGCAGCAGTGGGGCCCACCTGAAGCCTGCCAGCTGGCCACGTTCGTGGGTATTTTCACGGTGCTGTACGGAGCCGCTCAGAGCTGGAGGTGTTTCTTCTACCTGTACGGACGACATGACGA TACCCTCTTTTCATCCTTCCTGACTGTcctgctgagtgtgtgtgtgctcttcCTGTCTGGAGGGGCCAGCGTCATCTTGTCTCTCGGCCTGGTCTCCTGGTGTGACACTGTGACTGATAATAATAAGCGGCCGTACAG CTGTGCAGAGTCTCAGTCTGTCCCTCTTTACCTGGACGTGGACACCTCATCCTTCTACACTGAACTCAATCTGGCACAG GCATCTCTGTGGTGCGTGACGGCTCTGTGGCTGACTCAGTCTGTACTGGCCTTCCTGCGGCTCTTCCACTCCCACAGCCAGAACATCAGCGGGCCTTGCCTTCTTCGAGAGAAAGAGCGTCTGCTGGCGCACAGTCCGTCTGAGTGCTCCCAGTCACCTCCACACCCTCCTGCAACACCCACAGTCTTCGTTTAA